From Sander vitreus isolate 19-12246 chromosome 5, sanVit1, whole genome shotgun sequence:
CACAAATCCTTATTAGTGCATCCCTAATGACACATTGTTATAAaggagagacttttttttttttttttttttaagtggtccAGAACAATAATGCCAGCATTCCTCTTAATTGCCATGTTGTGCAGCCTCAGCAAAAAAAGTCCTTGGCAGGGAACTGTAATTAACAGAATCAGAAGAGCAATACACTTTTGCTATTTAGGGAATAATGCACACAGGGGACCTTTCAAAAGATTCACAGTCACGAGTTAGGAGCAAAGTTACTATGGTACAGTAAGTTTTGTGTAAACTGTGTATTCAGTGCTTCCCCCGAAAGAATGCACTTCATTTTGGATTAAAAACATATTCCTCTTAAAGAGTTTGGTGGGTTTGAAGAGCAGTACCATTCAGGGAAGCCAGCCACATTGGAGACCTGGGCAGGCAGTAAGCATGGTCAAACTCTGGTGAGGCTGTTGAAGATATGGGGAGCTGGTTTTAAAATATAGTCAAGAAAAGCTGAATCTCtgaatttatatttaaaagaaatctaCCATTTTCCCTCAGAAATCAATCATTTACTCTTCTTTAGACAGAATACAGATTAAATGCCACTCCCCTTGAAAATGTAGAACCAGATTCAGACACAAATATCTATGAGTGCAGAGCAAGTGTTTTGAATCTCTCAGTATTTCTGAAGATCAACATTTCCCtttctaaacttaaaatatCAGGCCTGTGATATGATCAATGGAtaaaacacagagctgcctCTTCAGCAAAGCAGTTAAGACAATTAACTCTCCCCTAGTACTGTTATTTTGCCCAATGACTGATTTCCTATTTTACTGTCAATAGAGCagcaaatggcaaaaaaaatatatcgaGAAAGAATAATTCTAAGGTGTAGAATATGAACAGGGCATCACAGAAGGAGCATTTTCCCTGATAATTATTAGATATCTAGATGTCTGAATTAGGCCCTATACTCTTAAAGCAGGACGCAAGCCAGAAAAATTGGACACCTTCAAGCAAATGTGCATGGTGGGGTATTTTCTGACTTTAGTCTCAGAGTTGATTGCCAACAATAGGCCCGTCACATTCTTCATGACTTGACATTTTCACATTAATTGGACATAATTGGAAATGATATCCAATTAGTGGAAAGTAGCAAACACATGATTCACGAGATTTTGAAATATCTAAGGAGAGTTTGACTGTCTCTCAAATGAAGCCCACACCAAAGTCAAATAAAATGTGACCACATGATACACCAGACAATTTAGTGAAGTGTGGCAAAGGACTGACTTTCTGTCCAGTCGTGAAGACATTCACCCCATCAGAACTACATGCATATAAATGGCAAAGCAGGTGGTAAAAGCAAGCAGGCAAAGAGGTAGCAggcaggtaggtaggtaggaagGAATCTGGAAAGGGTGACAAAACCGGCAACATGGGCAATATGGCTGCGTTATTTGCACATTCAAGCTAAACATGACACATGGGGTGGGTGAACAGATGTCACGGTTTGTCATATGAAAAGAATGGCCGGGTCTGCATGAATTTAAACTTACAATTCTGAACCTTTTTAGAGATGCTGCTGATGCGGtttgtataaatgtgtgtataaAGTGTGCTTATGTGTGGCTGGCTTGTTGTAGCTCTGTCTGTTATTTATTCTGCTGTACTCAGGGGTCACTTGCAAAAGATATCTTAATCTCAATAAAGATTATGTAATCAGTGTTACCAAGACGTGGTTATTATTAATCAGCAAAGCACTCTGGATCAGCACCTGGGACAATGCAAACCACTCTGTTTGACCAACACCCAGTGAAGCAAGTTTTAGgcttaggaaaaaaaaaaaaagggagttACAACAAAGCAACAACTGTAACACATTAGGAGAGGCAAGATGATTGGTTCATTGGTAAGGTAATAATAGGACCAACAATAAATCTGTGAAAAGAAATGGAtgttacatcacacacacacacacacacacacacacacacacacacacacacacacgtttcaacACTGCTGCTTTGTCAGCCATAGCAAATTAGTCAAATAATCAGTAGCCATATTGCCCATTTCACCACATCCAAATCAACCCAGTGCATGGGGATCATTGTAACTAAAACCAAAGCCAATAAGCATGGTGATTAGCAATCTGAGCACTCCCCAGTGGACTTCCTGTCCCAGTGCAGAAAGGGCAAAAGAGCCCAACCCCAGAGACAGTGTCTAGGACTGGGACTGTACCATCAGCCTGCTGCTCCTCATGCCGCtgttgctgccactgctgccgTCGGAGTGTTTTGCGTTTGGCGTAATCATGGTCAAATGGCGTGGCCACGTAAGGAGGGGATGTCAGACCTGGGGTGGCAGCTGATGGATGGGAGGAGCTGAGGACGTTCCCTATGCAAACTGACGAGTAATTAAAGTCTCCATCCATCATGGAGGTGGGTTTCTCCCTGCGATGAATCAAGAACAACATTGGGAATGAAATTTAGCCGCAACATTGAATGCTTTTTCTCGTAATTCCTGCTGGGTTATATTTCTGTATCTTACTTTTCAAGGGACCTAGGCATGCTTggcatactcttctcttccccccTGGCAAACGGCCCAATAGCGGCCTCAACCAGCAATCTGAACAAGACCTCGTGTTCCAGATCAGGCACATCACCCTCTAATAGTTTTAGGGTGGTGGCACTGAGACGGAAATGCAACTAGAAGAAAGAAGATGGGAAAAGATGTTAATTGGTCCACACAGGTATGTGCACAATTTCTTTAAATGTGAATGCGTTGAGACCGTTATCTTACGTAACACAACACAACGAGAAACTATTGAGCTGCTGGCCCACAGGTAGTTTACCTCCAGGGCCTCCATGGCCAGGTCAGGAGGATTATGGTAATGGATTTTCCGGGGATACCTGGCAGCTTCTTCATGCAGATAGTGTGCGGCCTATAAATATAAAGAGCAGAGAGTCACCAACCCAACACAATCATCAATACAAATTAACAGGTAAAATGGAGGGAAGGAGTTCAAATAGGATTCAGCAATGTGCGTTGACATCAGGGTTCAGTGTTTTCACACTGCCCCCCTAATCCTCTGCTGCCCTCAATGACACCGTTTCATACAGGTTCGTCTGCCTCCACTGATCTAATCAGAACAACAGAGCGATGACTAACTCCATACTTTGTTCCCTCTCGGAAAAATACATCTTGCGAGGCTGGAAGGGCAGCAATCTTTGTTTCTGTAGGCGGATTATACAACAACTCCAGGGAGTGCAAGAAAAATGTCTCATTCCAATAACTTTCCACTACAGTTATTATTTCCCCgttcatcatcaccatcatgaCAACTATATTACATTTTCCCTACTTACCTCACTGATTTCTATTAATTGCTGTCCCTTCAAAGACACTCCCGAAAATCAAAGACACAATATGCAGGTCACATTGCAGTGTGTATTATGCTTTTAGAAGATGTGCTGTAAATCACCTTTTAAGCTTGAACCttatgtttctgtatttgcccTGTGAGAGAGCAGTCATTTTACTACAATTCTAAGATCATTTATCAGGAGGGtggaaaacataaaatgtagaaaaaaaagttgtaataaCTTGAGATGTCCTACAAGGCAGGTTCTTACATACTTCTGACACATTGTATCTGACTCCAGAGTAAATGAACACTTCAACAACAAAGATCATcattaaacaataaacaaataaaataatagaaaaaaaattattgacCGAATTTCTTGGCTGCTTATCAGGTAAAGCGTGACTTTATAACCTGACGTTGTTCACCTTTTGGTAAAGCTGCAGATATTCCGCTGGAGGCTGTTTGCGTTTCTCTGCTATCTTCCCGAGCATGTAGTGAATGAGCCACTCTTCCTCATCACTGTCACCCTCACAACGGGAAGCACCCTGGAAACACAGGAACGCTGTCGCCAGCATAGAGTCTCTCCTTTCTTccatctaacacacacacacacacacacacacacacacacacacacacacacgtttattaGGACTTAACAGGGAATACAGATGAGCAACAAGATAACTGTTATTAACATGTGCCTCACCTGTTTAACCACCTCTGGGGGGAGCTCATTGCGCCACTGCTTGAGCTGCCGCGAGGCAAATGTATGCAGCGCATATGAAATGGTACCATACTCGATCCAGAGAGAGAGGTTGGAGCTGTCTATTTCCAGGGCCCTCTTAAAGCAGTTAAGCACTGCCTGGGAGTGTTTCCATATCGGAATGTCACTTTTCAGCTCATTGGAGTTGAGCTTTTCCTGAATACGACTGGCCCTAGCTAAAGCCATACCTGCCCAGGAGTCAAACCTGAGGAAAGATGCAAGTTTCTCGTAAAGTCACTGAACTTGATGCATTATTGTAAAATACAAGATGACACAACCTACACATTCACTTGCTAATAGTCATAACGCAAATAGAGGTTTTGTAATGTGCACAAGCATGACACTAGAGTGTAGAGAAATGAgctacctgttgggacacacgCAAATGTCATGCATATAGAACTTGATGGCCTTGGACTGCTCCTTGTTCTTGAAATGGTAATCAGCCAGCAGATAGTACATCTCGTCAATGATTGGAGGTGCAGGAGCACTACCCTCAGGAAGGCATGGGGCCTGAAAGAGATCACAATTCAACATTTTAATGATCATGATTCTCAGTGACAAAATAAGTTAGGAGAGTAACATCAAGAGAGCCAGATTTGAAACTATTTAGCATGTATGAGTCACTGGAGTTCTCCACATTCAGTGTGGGCCCACCGACTGACCTTTTCTGTCATGCCCTCAATGTAGGCTGCCACTTCATCCATGGTGAGGATGGGGGTGTCACTTGTGGGAGCGATGCCAGAAAACCTCCTCAGCAAATTGGCCAATTCTGCAGACACTGTGCTTGTCTTATAGCTGTCAAACTCAGGCAGTGACTTTGGTTTGAAATACTGGAACATGAAGAGGGCATCGCACCACAGCAGCTCAACCTGCAAAACACAAGATTCATTTCACAGGAAACATTAGTGTCATAGTCCTTTGTATTAGAGTGCACCACACACAGCGCCAGAGAAAATGAGTGGTATCGAGTTCTACTGGGGGCTCTCCTCCTGCACTGTGGTATATTGCATAATTACCAGAATGCCAGTCATCTACAGTAAATTCACTGATCCACAACTGTGGGAATGACATCCACCTGGTGGCTGGACACGTGCATTACAAAAATACAAGAGACCAGGGGCTGTAGCCACAAAGCTTCAGTGTAATGAGTCACTCCAGTGGTTAAATTCTGAGAAATGACTGACAATTAGGAGCCGTCTAGATTTTAGTTTATCTGCTTCTGAttcgtgtttttttaaattatatgcTGTTTTGGTTTCATTGCTAGTTTGGGTAGAGTTAATGCCTTGTTAAGTATTAAGGGTGGGCACAATAAGCTTAGGCTTTAGCCTACACCTTTTTTTCAGTCAGAGAATATcacgtttgattttgttttgatttatttctaATACAAGGATTTAGATGTTAAGAAGACACCTACAAAAAGGTCAACAAATGTCAGATTAGCTATACATTTGTAACTTAGATTTCTTAGCAAAGGAGACTATGGCTTTataaaaaggaggagagagaaacgTACAACAGTGGTTGATCTAAATCAGTGCCAGGGTTTCTgtaggtttcaccaagtcaaatttaagactttttaagaccattgtgAATGAAGTTTAAGACCTAtatttaaggcctaaaatttagattttgtaattttagactttagtctttttacGACCCCGTGGAAACCCTAAAATGTGTTCACATTTCTCACTTAGTGAAGTCATGCTATTACGCAATTAATCCCATTTTGCCGCCTCAATTTATTTCAATAACAGACGTTACAAGCAGACAAAACAACATTAATGGATAAAGCTGACTTCCTCTGTGTTGTGAGGGTCAATGAGGGCACATGTTTGCGTCAATGGCATCTATTTATGTAGGTTTGCCAATACATGTGAGAAATCATACCAATTAGTCAAAGCCCTGAGCCATTTTCACCACCTCTTCACTATTTCACCGCCTCTTTAACACCCTTTGCCTATTATCTAAATAGCAGCTCAGCCACACtgactttttgttttagattacaTAATATAGTGGATAATAAACTTAGCTCACTCTGAGAATCAATTTGTAGTATGTAACTAAATTGACTTTCCCAAAAGCAGCCACTTTAAGATCATAAAACAAATGATAATATACTAAATCATATATTAGGCATGACCAGTGAGGCTTTTAGAAGCATCTGAGTGAGAGACCTGTGGAGATGAGTGGTCCTCAAGGTAGCGGGCCTTGCTCTTCTTACTGGGGTAGGCATATAGGCAGAAAAGGCACTGTTCCAGGGCCATCTCCAACTCCTCTTTGTAGGGATGAGAGTCATTGCTGGAAGAGGCGGCAAcctcttttttcaaaacttgaaCCTATACCAAACAGAAGAATGAAGCTCTGTCAAACTGTTCAAATGGTCCACACACAACTAATTCAGTCACTTTAATAAAGAAGCATATGTCAGGTCTACAGCTGATTTATGTTCATATTTAAGGGCAAGAATGCATAGCAGATACAATGAGTATCATCATTTTCAAAGTGAAGGCAAGCAGCGCATTTACATATCAACTTGGTCAGAATACAGGATTTGCAGAGCGAAGTCGGCAAACAAACTTACATAGAACTTGAGGAGAGCGCCGTCTGAGTTGCAGCACAAAGAGCGACGGCCAAGATACTCATGGGCTGTGTTCAGAAGCATCAGGGAGGAGGGCAGCATGGGAGTGTCTGAGCCATCTGAAAGTGAGACTTGAAAGGGTCACTGTGAAGGCGTAAACACCAAGGGATAACTGAAGGCATACAAACAAGAAGTCAACAAACCATCATCCCCTACAGACGCATGCTGTCGAAGCATACAGTTAAAAGCAGCCTCCTCATGTTTGATGATACGATACAGGATAATCCAAGGCAGAACCGAGAAGAAATAAGGCTCCTTGGGATCGTCGGAAATGTTCATGCTAAGATCAATCAGCTGAAAACACAACCaccacacaataaataaaaatgtcacagaGGCTGATTAGTTTCTTAACATAATGTCACTTTAACAGTATCTTCGGGAAAAGCAGTGTTGTGTTTGGCTTCCTCCTAACCTGAATTAGATTATTTGCCAGTCGAGCCAAGTGGGGAACATTGCTTAGAAGCTCCGAGTCTTTGGTGACGCAGACCTCGGTGCCATCCAGCAACTTTACAATAGTACTGACCCACTCCTCCTTACTAGGGGGAGAGTTGTTGGAAGCAGAGTTGAGCTGCTGCAGGGCTTCATTCAGAGCCAGCTCGCTGCACTCCAAACACTGCCGGTAGTCCTGCAGCTTCAACAGCGAGTTCTGGGCCAGAGAGAGTTCAAATTCAGAGAAGAAGTTGTCAACCAACATACATTACAAAAGACATATAGGTTCAAAATCGATATTTTTGTAATATCTAACCTGCAGTAGCATCAGTTGAGCAGGCCGCTCTGGTGCTGAGCTCACCAACTCCAGAGGTTTACTCCTGCTGCCGTAATTAAGCGTGGGCTGCAGCAGGCGCACAACAGAATCAAAGTCTGCAGACTCAAAGAAGCGCTGGATCTCCTCCAAAGACTGACAGCGCTCCAGAGACTTCAGCCTCTTGTCAATCTGTCCATGGGGATAGAGGAAACCCAAAAGAAACCCACAGTCAAAACAGCTAGAAGCTCTTTGATGGGACTTgctaatagttttttttttaatttttttttttacatttcttactATTGTgcttaaggaaaaaaaaaaaggaaaagtcaaGATAATAACTGTGCGGTTGATTCAAGGATTTTGATTCTTAGTATATCACACATTCTttgcaacattttcttttcctaactCATGACAACATGAAGGACATTTCATTTTAACAATtagctataataataataataataataatatgttggtAATAAGGGTTATATTGATAAAAGGAAAACGTTGGATTAGCCAGCACACTGACCTCCTCCACGGAGATTGCTGCATCTACACGTAGGTTAGGCAGGCTGATGGTGTAAGGTTTCCCTTCGGGGGTCTTTGGTTTGCTCTGCAACAAACCTACACAGACATCATAGCTCTCCAGGGCCAACTCCATGTCTCCCTGAGAAAGacaagaaagacagacagacttacaagtcacatctggctgAGCTGAAGGGAAAGGACTTGCATAACCAAAGgtcaagcaaaaacaaacaaaatatagaCTTTACCTGCAGGGCCAAGAATCGTGCCTTGAGCCAGTAGACACGCACCATGACATCAAACCAGTCATCCTCAAACAGGTCTTTTTGGGATGAACCTAAGGCCAGAAGTAACAAATCACTCTGGAAGTGTTGCCCAGGGAATTCTGAGTCAGCTGCATCACTGCCGGGACCAATGCTGCTTCGTCTTGGAGACACTagacaaggaaaaaaaatatataacacggCACGTGTTGTTCCACAGAAATGATTTTTCAATATTTAGCTAATCATGTATGGCATCATGTTTTTCTGTAATTGCAGTGCCCCCTTTAGGCCAATCAGTCCAATTTGAATGCAAAAAAGCAACAATGACATGTATCACATTTAGGTTTGGCCAAAACTTAAGACAGTAGTGATTGAGATATGCCATACATGGGGGGGAAATGGCAGACATTGTAGCACCCCTCTTGGCTACATACTGTAGGTTCAAAGTTCTGCAGCACAGTACTGTAATGCATCAATCCCAAACAACATTTTGTCCTAACCCTATCACAAAGTATAAGGGTTAGCTCACTGTCACTTACCAGTCTTCCCTTTATTGTGTAACCATTGCTCCAACTGCAACTCCATACACGCTAAGCTCATTGCCAACATTTCCTGTACATGTAGCAGACATAGACACGTATTAGAGGTTATATATTTtggattgattaaaaaaaaaaaaaaaaaaaaagttccaatTCAAGAAGATTTAAACGTCTTTTAGACCCTGGAGTCTGCAGCCGTTTTCAAAATTGTGTCCAGAGTGAGTCCAGAAATATCTGAACTATTAGGGACAACGCCAGCATTTCAATTTTAACTAAACACTTTCAATAAATAGTGTTTTTAGTTTGTTCAAGTAGTTCAAGAAATGAACCAGCCTTGTCATTTACCCGGATGTGTTGGTTGCTGCAGTCCCGAAGCAGAGGGTTAGGAAGACCACTGCTGTGCTTCCTCCAGCTCTGATGGAGCTCCAGTACCACAGCAGTCAGCCCCCGAGGCCACTCCATTGTGAACTTCTGACCCACTGCTTTCAGATAGCGCATCATCACGTCCAGTATACCACCATTGGTCATGTTATTGAGCAGAAAGTTGTGGACATCCTGTTGTTCTACAGAAGGGAATGCACAGTTTGTTAATATGACAGAAACGGCAACATGGCACAACCATGTATTGTAAATACATATTCCACAACGCACCACATACCAGATTCCATGTACTGAACGGAGTCAGCAGGCAAGCAACTCCCATGTAGAGGCTGCATGTCCTCCTTCCCATCACACTGCGTCTCAAGATTACTCAGActttcatcatcattatcaggATCAAACTTCCTTAGCCTAAGACAGACCAGCAAAAATTGTTTTTCATCAACGTAACTATAACGAGTTGTGTATTAATGCGTCCTATATAAGGCTTAGTGTACAATACCTGGAAGGTAGGTATTTAAAAAGCAGTTCCTGAAAATCAATCTTCTCTTCCttcttgcattttgtgtttcgAACACGTGCCGAACGTCGCTTGGCTGTCTCCCCACTATCTTCAACCACGCGTTTCCTTTTCGGAGCCTTCTTCACTTTATCTGTGAGTGAAACTTCCATTGCTGTCACTGTGAACATACAAtaggataaaaaaaatcaatcttaCAGAATATTAGCTATGCAGTCACATTtacagttgttttttaaaatcacacatAGGCaggtaaagaagaaaagaaatttcTCTTTATAAAACAACTAACCGACAGGGGGAGCAGAAGTGGTGACCTCCACTGTGTTCTGGGCGGGGGTGATCTGAGGTTGAGTGCTCGGTTGGGGTAGCACTGCTGGCTCAGGGAGGGCCATTGGCGGCAGGGATGAgctggggctgctgctcagcacGGTGGTCTGGCCCATACTGACAGGGCTGCTGGGTTGGGGGAGGTTCTGGAGGAAGTTCGGGTCACGGTACTCTGACAAGTCAATTCTGCGGCCAAGACTCGGCCGTGGTGGCTCACAGGTGGTCTGATGTCTGTACATTGCAAGAAGGCTTTCACCCACATGCTTCCATCTGAGATACAACAAGGACAGCAGTTCATTAATATTAGCTCAAATTGTCTTAAAAAAGGAGAGGTAACTGATtcactgttaaaaaacaaattaaaaaaataaaaagaacgtTGGGCAAAAGTAGATATTACTATAGCCCAGAAAACAATGACTTCAATGTCAGTGGAGCTCAACCAAGAATTTAAGTAAAGTATATCCCGTTTCTGAATTTTCTAGCTTAAATATTATGAGTATTAATTGGTCCACCCTCAGAAAGAGCAAGCTAATTTAAACTTAACCACCCGGAAAGGAAAAGCAAAACCAGACAACACTCACGAGAGGCAGCGGATGGGCCGAATCAGGACGAGGTCAGGTTTTGGTTCGCAGTGAGAGAGAGCCTGTCTGCGCTTCCGTAACTCCAGTGCCTCTTCCACAATGGATTTGCATTCCTCTACCTCCACTTCCACATAGTGAACAGACATATCACTGCAAATGACCCACAGCATAGCACAGCACAGAGGTTCGTCAGTGATGTGAAAGTATAGAGCTGCAGCTGGAGCACATTCTAAAACAGATGGAGGAATAAAATGTGAGCCGGCGTTACCATTTCATGAACATCTGCATCGTGTCCCTCTTCAGACAGGGCTGCTCCTCAAAGATTTTCTCCTTCAACACCAGGCCTTTAGTGTAACAATGATCCCTCTCTAGGGCTTTGGCGATGAAGTACAAACAGCCTGGAAAATGTGTGCAGATGATAGTTACTTTTCTGTCTATACTTGCACTGGTAATGAGAGAGGATACAGAGCAAAGAGTTTATGATGATGTATAACATACAGGTATAGTCACTGAGTGTGTAGAGAATAGTTATGAGGTTGTCCAGGCAGGGCCAGTGGTCCGGGTTACAGTGCAATCCCTCCTCAAAGGCATGTCGAGCCAGTGGAACGCGCACCAGTCGCACAGCCACCTGACCAATTTTGTACCACATGTTCACGTCAGTGGAATCCAAAATAACTGCCTACGAAAAGAGCAGAACAGAATATGCTATGAACGCTCACCACAGTGTTATTCATGTTcattaaaatgacacatttaGTTGCACAAAGCATCAGTGACAGGCGACAGGAGTATTAAACAGGCacaatttcatttgttttacctCCAAATAAAACTCCATAGCGGTGTCCAGGTCTTCCCGCAATGCAGCCATAGTAGCCAAGTTTTTAAAAGTAGAATATTTCAACATCAGTCCGGGATGCTTGAGACCCACTTTATGATCATCAGAGGGCATGGCCTAAAATATCAGAGGATACATCAAATATGGCACCAAACACAGATTCATCTTAAGGCCGTCAagcaatgaatgaataaatgaataataacaCATACAGCTCTTGTATGTGGGCAGGGATGTCCTTCCACAAAGCCAAATTTAAAGTGCATATTGTAAAATTGATTTAACCAGTGAAACTTAATTTTGGCGCTGTATAGCAGAGAAAACAGAGTAATATTTGGCACTTTGcacaaaagacacattttcttAACAATAGTACACAACTGATAACCAATGAACACCCTTTAACATTCTCACCAAAAACCAAACAAGTGACTATACAACTGAAGACTATTTCAGCACCAGTTCCTGAAATGTGTtcagaggacttaaaaaccaaaggactgctgcaatgtgtgtgtgaaatagcTTACTTATGAATACTGATCAGTATTTAATTGCTCTAAATAAGAGTTTTCTGCCAAATGTTTCACACATGTGTATTACGTTATTACGGAGGTAAATCAAGTTCTTTCACATCATAAATCCCAGCCATTTCTGGAAATCATGCAGAATTTGCTCTGCACCAAAACAAGTGACAGTCCTCGCTGACTGAAT
This genomic window contains:
- the cabin1 gene encoding calcineurin-binding protein cabin-1 isoform X1; amino-acid sequence: MIRIAALNAASAAADESQDPLRSSKSQTKEAQEAEAFALYHKALDLQKHDKFEDSAKAYHELLKTPLLKEAMPSDDHKVGLKHPGLMLKYSTFKNLATMAALREDLDTAMEFYLEAVILDSTDVNMWYKIGQVAVRLVRVPLARHAFEEGLHCNPDHWPCLDNLITILYTLSDYTCCLYFIAKALERDHCYTKGLVLKEKIFEEQPCLKRDTMQMFMKCDMSVHYVEVEVEECKSIVEEALELRKRRQALSHCEPKPDLVLIRPIRCLSWKHVGESLLAMYRHQTTCEPPRPSLGRRIDLSEYRDPNFLQNLPQPSSPVSMGQTTVLSSSPSSSLPPMALPEPAVLPQPSTQPQITPAQNTVEVTTSAPPVVTAMEVSLTDKVKKAPKRKRVVEDSGETAKRRSARVRNTKCKKEEKIDFQELLFKYLPSRLRKFDPDNDDESLSNLETQCDGKEDMQPLHGSCLPADSVQYMESEQQDVHNFLLNNMTNGGILDVMMRYLKAVGQKFTMEWPRGLTAVVLELHQSWRKHSSGLPNPLLRDCSNQHIREMLAMSLACMELQLEQWLHNKGKTVSPRRSSIGPGSDAADSEFPGQHFQSDLLLLALGSSQKDLFEDDWFDVMVRVYWLKARFLALQGDMELALESYDVCVGLLQSKPKTPEGKPYTISLPNLRVDAAISVEEIDKRLKSLERCQSLEEIQRFFESADFDSVVRLLQPTLNYGSRSKPLELVSSAPERPAQLMLLQNSLLKLQDYRQCLECSELALNEALQQLNSASNNSPPSKEEWVSTIVKLLDGTEVCVTKDSELLSNVPHLARLANNLIQLIDLSMNISDDPKEPYFFSVLPWIILYRIIKHEEAAFNCMLRQHASVGDDDGSDTPMLPSSLMLLNTAHEYLGRRSLCCNSDGALLKFYVQVLKKEVAASSSNDSHPYKEELEMALEQCLFCLYAYPSKKSKARYLEDHSSPQVELLWCDALFMFQYFKPKSLPEFDSYKTSTVSAELANLLRRFSGIAPTSDTPILTMDEVAAYIEGMTEKAPCLPEGSAPAPPIIDEMYYLLADYHFKNKEQSKAIKFYMHDICVCPNRFDSWAGMALARASRIQEKLNSNELKSDIPIWKHSQAVLNCFKRALEIDSSNLSLWIEYGTISYALHTFASRQLKQWRNELPPEVVKQMEERRDSMLATAFLCFQGASRCEGDSDEEEWLIHYMLGKIAEKRKQPPAEYLQLYQKAAHYLHEEAARYPRKIHYHNPPDLAMEALELHFRLSATTLKLLEGDVPDLEHEVLFRLLVEAAIGPFARGEEKSMPSMPRSLEKEKPTSMMDGDFNYSSVCIGNVLSSSHPSAATPGLTSPPYVATPFDHDYAKRKTLRRQQWQQQRHEEQQADASPEFDHAYCLPRSPMWLASLNERSQDSEVVMLSDSNSTQDAFTDPTSSQDSSHKPASGKASSSSSESTTPVKDAQFASEDTASHGEHSGIQAEEKVIQEVVEAVVVTLPEASAPKLSADSCPHPLPVPATPPKAAPSQQAAPQTPASEGKRKPEPPAEVIEVPKALPTERGDQRRMLVEMCVRALFLCLSRFPQHYKSLYRLAFFYTNSKTHQNLQWARDVLLGSSVPWQQLKHMPAQGLFCERNKTNLFNQLFPSLTTGSRKNKVCLLSMFMVASWRDTTRVERQERKKGIWRIPVDEIDRPGSFASHMNRSIVLLLEVLSQLKDHDTLLKVSFMLQRTPDQGKKYLRDVDRQVLAKRAFFLTVKVLEDNLNSLTGVSEQLHKAPGPSMGEMTTTDASNRPSSEDSKHALPKKPGLTEGACVTDTGPREASQAQLTPPPPSMDKGSKVQEIYPGKVETAGSEGHKAGLEEPMELDTSRWMRPSITTDSQGNQAEAETSLSAAEPQQKVTDSSRTPELSLEELSISSRQQQLQALAPKVTVAASGTDQGLPRRPNRKRKLLEDVESGKTLLLDAYRVWQQGQKVMTYDLARIEKIMSETYMLIKQVDEDVALDQAVKFCQIQLATSAQRQQAAGDAPTTPKYTKEHRDLFFPASLPTPVLLSHAACHPLSSPEGQTKVAYEPLSKLSRPQASGFHDQAQHRRAASLPAAAMAFLPHTEEQEEPSEGLSYRQQESHLCHQMKLATVSQGQESSAGWFQEETASCSTAQPCPDQQQYTSDEQSKLPDPSRIRSRVPANMPKLFIPSTVTKFPPEITVTPPTPTLLSPKGSISEETKQRLKNVILSSQSAATVKKDTLSQPALEVQETSSQESSLESESDEEDDYMDV